The Mangrovivirga cuniculi genomic sequence ATCTATCAATCACTTTTGATGAATTGATGAACTAAAATCTGAATAACCATGAAAAATATTAAATTTTCTATATATACAATTCTAAGTGCATGGATGTTATTTTCATGTACCTATGACTTCCCTGAGTCTACAGAACCTCAGGAACCTACATCCGGTGAAGCAGACTTTTCGAAAGTCGTTGCCATTGGTAATTCTCTTACCGCTGGTTATATGGACGGTGCGCTTTATCTAAGCGGCCAGCAAAACAGCTACGTCGCAATAATGGCTGAGCAAATGCAGGATGGTTACGGAGGAGGAGATTTCAATATTCCTCTGGTCAATAGTGACCATATTTCCGGAAAATTAATTCTGGCAAATCAACCTGGTGGATCACCGGCTCCTACTCCTATTGATTTCATTCCAAATTATCCTTATGAAATTCAACAAATAGGACCTTATGATGGAGATATTTCCGCATTAAATAATTTCGGAATTCCGGGTGTGACGATCCAAACAGCTCAGACGCCTGCGTTAGGTACTCCTGGAAACGCCTTATTTAATGGATTATATGCAAGAATAGCTTCTTCTCCGGGGTCTTCTACGTTATTGGGAGATGCTGCTGCAGCTATGAGTGATGGTGGTACTTTTCTTGTATTTTGGTTAGGTAACAACGATGTATTGGGTTATGCTACAGGCGGAGCTTCAAACGAAACTATTCTGACCGATGATGCTGTTTTCCAGGGCGCATTTAACAATGCATTGAATACTATGTTAAGTGCTAATCCTGAGGCTAAAGGAATCGTTGCCAATATCCCTTATGTTATTGACATCCCTTATTTCACAGCAATACCTTATAATTCAATAGGATTTACCTCAGATGATGAAGCAACTATTGGCGCATTAAATAATGCATTTGAGAATTTTAATAACCTAATGGATTTACTATCACAAAATCCTGAGCTTGCTCCATATCAATTACAATCGAGAAAAGTTTCCTATGAAGTAGGAGAAAACCCAATTCTTATTGCAGATGAAGATTTATTGGATCTGGGTCCTATTTTTGATCAATTGCAGCAAAATGGTGATATCGATCAAAATACCAGACAGGCATTGATCCCTTATGAACAATCCAGACCTGCAACATCAGATGACCTTTTCACATTAACTTCTGGTGCGGTATTAGGAACATTAGCTAATCCAAATAATCCTCAATCTATTATTGGTGTAGTGGTACCATTGTCAGACCAATATGCATTAACTCCTGAGGAAAAAGCAGTAATTAAAGAGAAAGTAGATACTTTCAACGGAGTAATAAATGCTGCAGTGAACGATAATAGTGACAGACTGGTTCTGGCAGATGTGAATGCTCAATTGACTCTACTCCGAACTTCTGGAGTTAACATTAATGGATCCTCATTAAATGCTACTTTTGTTCCTCCTAATGGTGGATTTTCAGTTGATGGAGTTCATCCGAACCAGAGAGGTCATGCGTGGTTAGCCAATTACATGATCGATCGAATAAACTCTAAATTTGGATCGAATATTGAAAAAATAAATCCAAATGATTACTCAGGTAATTCATTACCTTTCGTGATTCAATAAAGTAATCAACAACCTGATATATGTAAAAGCCCCGGCAAATTGTCGGGGCTTTTTATTTATTTAATATTATCAAAATTTATAACTTGCTTTAAAATTGATCACCAATGATAAAGAAAAACACTTTTATTATAACTGCACTTTTACTCGGCCTGATTATACTTACTAACTTTTTTCAAATCAATTTCAACAGAGGAGTTATCAGTCAATTAATTAACAGCAACGACAGTCTCTCAGTGGTAGTAAAGGATTTATCCGATAAGAAAGGATTTAATGTACATGTAAACATGCAAGCACTACAAAGACGGCAATACCTTTTAAATACGTCTTTAAGAGAAGAAAAATGGGAATTATCAAAATATCATTATGAGCGTCTTACAGAGTTGTTCACGCAATTTGAAAGAGCTAATTATGTGACCGACGGAAAAAATGTTAGTGAACTAACAAGAGAACTTGTCGACACACCGTTAAAGAATATTTCAGAATCTATAAACTCAAATGATAAGCAATCAGCTCTTGATGGGTCTGTTTCTCTTGAAAGATCGTGTAATGCCTGCCACTCATTATCGGGCATGGATTATCTTAATGAATTAAATAATTAACCATGCTTTTCAAGATCACGATATTTCTTTAACTCATAAAATAATACCAGCTGTAATACAAAAGAAGCCAATAAACCAAAAAATAATTTTACTCGTCCCAGCATAACCTCATTTCTATCTATATTGGGAGAGACTCCATCATCAGACAACCAATAAATTACATCCGGAAGGATAAAACCTGCACATATTAGTGTTATAATTATCCCTGCAATAATCAATACTCCTTTAAACTGACCTTTTATTACAAGTACCGAAATGATACAAGGGTAAAGAAAACAAAGAGACCACCAATTACTAACCGGTAGCACGAAGACAAGGCCTCCCAGTATTATCAATATTAAACAAATAAAATATAAAAAGTATTTAATCATACGATTAACCTATTCCTCATCTACTTAATTTAAGTATTAAAGCTCATAACAAAAATAGTAGCCGTCATTGAAAACGGATAAATCAATTCCAAATTATAGTTTAGACCAAAAAAAAAACGTCGGAGAATTCCGACGTTTTTGTAGCCCGTAGGGGATTCGAACCCCTGCTACCAGGATGAAAACCTGGCGTCCTAACCCCTAGACGAACGGGCCGTGCTAAAAGGTGATGCAAATATAATGACTCAATTTAATTTTTCAACACCCTGGCAAAATATTTTCTACTATCCCTCCTTCATCATAACGTTACTACCTGATTGTTAAGGAGAAAAATTTTTTATGCTCCAGAAAAAAATTAATAAAAAAAATCCCTTGCTCTAAAAAGAACAAGGGATTTACTCAGTAGCCCGTAGGGGATTCGAACCCCTGCTACCAGGATGAAAACCTGGCGTCCTAACCCCTAGACGAACGGGCCGTGCTAAAAGGTGATGCAAATATAGATTATCATTTTAAATTTTCAACACTCTGATAAAAAAAAATCACATTTTTTTAATCCAAATCAAATAACTATTTGATATTTAAGGGTTTAAATTTCAACATAATTTTTAATTCAAAATACCATTTATTTATAACGATAATCAGCTTTTAAAATGTGATATTCTTAATTGAATTTCTGAATTATTGCGAAAAAAACATTTCAATCGATTGCAAGAATAAAAGGTGTCCGTCAATTCATTGTTTTTCCATGGTTAACATAGTATTTTTACCCTTTAATTACTTACACACTAATATTTACACATAAAAAAACCGTAAAAAATGGCTATCAAAGTTGCAATTAACGGATTTGGAAGAATAGGAAGGCTTACATTCAGAGCCCTTCTTCAAAAAGATAATGTGGAAGTTGTCGCGATCAATGACCTTACTGACAAAGCAACACTTGCACATTTATTAAAGTATGACACAATGCATGGCAAATTTCCTGGAACAGTTGAATCAACTGAAGACAGCATCATTGTCAATGGAAACTCTATTGCAGCATATGCTGAAAGAGATCCTGAGCAATTACCATGGAAAAAGCACGATATAGATGTTGTTCTTGAATCTACCGGTCGATTTGTAGATGAGGAAGGATCCGGAAAACATCTAAAAGCTGGTGCTAAAAAAGTATTAATCTCTGCTCCGGCAAAAGGTAACATCCCTACAGTTGTATTGGGTGTAAATGAAGATACACTGACTGGTGATGAGAAAATCGTTTCTAACGCATCTTGTACAACCAATTGCCTGGCGCCTATGGCAAAGGTTATCAATGATGCCTTTGGCCTAAAGAAAGGTTACATCACTACTACTCACGCTTATACTGCAGATCAGAATATTCAGGATGCACCACATAAAGATTTAAGAAGAGCTAGAGCTGGAGCAGTTTCGATAGTTCCTACATCTACAGGTGCTGCTAAAGCTGTTGGTTTAGTTCTTCCTGAACTTAAAGGTAAACTTGATGGTATAGCTATGCGAGTCCCTGTACCTACTGGGTCAGTTACTGATCTTGTTGCTGAAGTAAGCAAGGAAGTTTCTGCTGAAGAGATTAATAAAGTCTTAAAAGAAGCTGCTGATGGTCCTTTAAAAGGAATACTGGAGTATGTAGATGAACCAATCGTCTCTGCGGACATCGTTGGAAATCCTCACTCTAGTATCTTTGACTCATTATTGACTTCTGCACAAGGAAATATGATCAAAGTAGTTAGCTGGTATGATAACGAAGCAGGTTATTCTAACAGATCTGCAGATATGATCGTTAAACTTGGATCATAATTTAAATTACTGAATAAATTAAAAAGCTTTCCGGATAACCGGAAAGCTTTTTTTATATAATAAAATATAGATTTTTACATTAAGATGACTCCATCAGCCACCAATGAATATACTATTTCATCCCCTTTAATCTTTTCAATATCTTCTTCCGCTTTACCCTCATCCATAGCATAGTGCTTTCTCATATCTTCAGATTGCACTTCCTTTTTTAAAACACCTTTTACAATTACCATTCTGCCCTCGATATTTTTAGGTACAAAAAAACTGTAATCTTTAAATGTCACTCGTAATGGTTTAACCTGTCCCGGAATGTCCAGGGTCATCCAGCAACCTTTTTTCTTACAAACACTGGATACCTCACCGGTAACTTTTA encodes the following:
- a CDS encoding SGNH/GDSL hydrolase family protein, with amino-acid sequence MKNIKFSIYTILSAWMLFSCTYDFPESTEPQEPTSGEADFSKVVAIGNSLTAGYMDGALYLSGQQNSYVAIMAEQMQDGYGGGDFNIPLVNSDHISGKLILANQPGGSPAPTPIDFIPNYPYEIQQIGPYDGDISALNNFGIPGVTIQTAQTPALGTPGNALFNGLYARIASSPGSSTLLGDAAAAMSDGGTFLVFWLGNNDVLGYATGGASNETILTDDAVFQGAFNNALNTMLSANPEAKGIVANIPYVIDIPYFTAIPYNSIGFTSDDEATIGALNNAFENFNNLMDLLSQNPELAPYQLQSRKVSYEVGENPILIADEDLLDLGPIFDQLQQNGDIDQNTRQALIPYEQSRPATSDDLFTLTSGAVLGTLANPNNPQSIIGVVVPLSDQYALTPEEKAVIKEKVDTFNGVINAAVNDNSDRLVLADVNAQLTLLRTSGVNINGSSLNATFVPPNGGFSVDGVHPNQRGHAWLANYMIDRINSKFGSNIEKINPNDYSGNSLPFVIQ
- the gap gene encoding type I glyceraldehyde-3-phosphate dehydrogenase, whose protein sequence is MAIKVAINGFGRIGRLTFRALLQKDNVEVVAINDLTDKATLAHLLKYDTMHGKFPGTVESTEDSIIVNGNSIAAYAERDPEQLPWKKHDIDVVLESTGRFVDEEGSGKHLKAGAKKVLISAPAKGNIPTVVLGVNEDTLTGDEKIVSNASCTTNCLAPMAKVINDAFGLKKGYITTTHAYTADQNIQDAPHKDLRRARAGAVSIVPTSTGAAKAVGLVLPELKGKLDGIAMRVPVPTGSVTDLVAEVSKEVSAEEINKVLKEAADGPLKGILEYVDEPIVSADIVGNPHSSIFDSLLTSAQGNMIKVVSWYDNEAGYSNRSADMIVKLGS
- a CDS encoding DUF4920 domain-containing protein, producing MKKRLLFLVFVTGFITISCNSNKEKSESDQADSENVENTPKDYSFYGQEITKSGSSELSSPEDLLEGKDSTIVKVTGEVSSVCKKKGCWMTLDIPGQVKPLRVTFKDYSFFVPKNIEGRMVIVKGVLKKEVQSEDMRKHYAMDEGKAEEDIEKIKGDEIVYSLVADGVILM